Proteins encoded within one genomic window of Lysinibacillus louembei:
- a CDS encoding YkvA family protein produces MAEFEDMIAGKDKHFSNDKFLTKVKSTGLKLGMSALHSTSTLFFALKSPNMSKANKLIILGALGYFILPLDVVADLLPFVGLTDDVFVITAALTKVYSSITDDTKIEAHQFLKKTFGEKYDYEEEL; encoded by the coding sequence ATGGCTGAATTTGAAGACATGATTGCTGGTAAGGACAAGCATTTTTCGAATGATAAATTTTTGACGAAGGTAAAATCGACAGGCTTGAAGCTAGGGATGTCTGCATTACATTCCACAAGCACATTATTTTTTGCACTAAAAAGTCCGAATATGTCAAAGGCAAATAAATTGATTATTTTAGGAGCGCTTGGCTATTTTATTTTACCACTAGATGTAGTAGCAGATCTTTTACCATTTGTCGGCTTAACTGATGATGTCTTTGTGATTACTGCCGCATTAACAAAAGTTTATTCTTCCATTACAGATGATACAAAAATAGAGGCACATCAATTTTTGAAAAAGACATTTGGTGAGAAATATGACTATGAGGAAGAGCTATAG
- a CDS encoding SEL1-like repeat protein codes for MYKPEELSSILSAIPSTHQPLILALQQAATNVNDYPSRSLQHSSEVLTIIAKDMYEKKMSQPVVHVALRTLLKNKLFISKIQPSRIYLLMNLVQQMTTTQTSSKIDAKAAQIVLDYIIDICEWYLKELKDGERLSTSALHLKQNHEDTSDNFEAMRQWFLVAATAGDASAQYNLGVLYNHGKGVTQNYEEAVKWYSLAAAQHEADAQYALGVLYELGLGIEQDAQKAAELYQLAAQSGHADAQYNLGSLYNQGRGVPQNYVEAAKWYELAASQGNTSALNNLGFLYHNGTGVEQNFQQAIELFSKAAVAGDASAQYNLGYMYSKGRGVTTNYAEAAKWFLSAALQNHTNAQFQLALLYRTGDGVEKNIDEALKWLLLAANANHTNAQYTLGLMYKLQNNEKQAMDWLSKAAANEHISACYDLAMLYKKVNSESPLMMKWLKRAAIRGHADAQFELGMHYLHELTYTEAAKWLQSAVEQHHLQAEYELGLLYEQGLGVEKNYDEARHCYRLAADQGHMLAQYKLGNIFDKGLGVAVDYTEAAKWISLSAFKGYPKAQFQLAQMYANGEGVSHDYSEAAKWYRRAAINGHIKAQFQLGMLYKKGLGVAQDYAEATYWLKKSIQ; via the coding sequence GTGTACAAACCTGAAGAGCTTTCGTCTATTTTAAGTGCTATCCCTAGCACACATCAGCCCCTCATACTAGCATTGCAACAAGCAGCTACAAATGTAAATGATTACCCCTCACGCTCTTTACAGCATTCTAGTGAAGTCTTGACTATTATTGCAAAAGATATGTATGAGAAAAAAATGTCACAGCCTGTCGTACATGTCGCACTACGTACTTTATTAAAAAATAAACTATTCATATCTAAAATACAGCCAAGTCGCATTTATTTATTAATGAACCTTGTTCAACAAATGACAACTACACAAACAAGCTCAAAAATCGATGCGAAGGCAGCTCAAATTGTTCTCGATTATATTATAGATATTTGCGAATGGTATTTAAAGGAATTAAAAGATGGTGAGAGATTATCTACGTCAGCCTTACATCTTAAACAAAATCATGAGGATACAAGCGATAATTTTGAAGCGATGAGACAGTGGTTTTTAGTGGCAGCGACTGCTGGCGATGCTAGCGCTCAATATAATTTAGGCGTTCTTTACAATCACGGCAAAGGTGTCACTCAAAACTATGAAGAAGCTGTGAAATGGTACTCTTTAGCTGCGGCACAACATGAAGCAGATGCACAATATGCATTAGGTGTACTTTACGAATTAGGGCTTGGCATTGAGCAAGATGCCCAAAAAGCAGCTGAACTTTATCAGCTAGCTGCACAAAGCGGTCATGCAGATGCGCAATATAATTTAGGCTCCCTATATAATCAAGGAAGGGGCGTACCTCAAAACTACGTGGAGGCTGCTAAATGGTACGAGCTCGCTGCAAGTCAAGGTAACACGAGTGCGCTCAATAATTTAGGCTTCTTATATCATAATGGCACAGGTGTTGAGCAAAACTTCCAACAAGCCATCGAGCTATTTTCAAAAGCTGCTGTCGCCGGCGATGCAAGTGCTCAATACAATTTAGGCTATATGTATAGCAAAGGGCGAGGTGTAACAACTAACTATGCCGAGGCTGCCAAATGGTTTTTAAGTGCTGCATTGCAAAATCATACGAATGCGCAATTTCAGCTTGCTTTATTATATCGTACAGGAGACGGTGTCGAAAAAAACATTGATGAGGCACTTAAATGGCTTCTCCTTGCAGCCAATGCAAACCATACAAATGCTCAATATACGTTAGGTCTTATGTATAAGCTGCAAAATAATGAAAAGCAAGCAATGGACTGGCTATCAAAAGCCGCTGCGAACGAACATATTAGTGCCTGTTACGACTTAGCAATGCTTTATAAAAAAGTCAATAGCGAAAGCCCTCTTATGATGAAATGGCTAAAGCGCGCTGCCATACGTGGTCATGCAGATGCCCAGTTTGAGCTAGGTATGCATTATTTACATGAGCTTACCTATACAGAAGCTGCTAAATGGCTTCAATCAGCTGTTGAGCAGCACCATCTCCAGGCAGAATACGAGCTGGGCTTACTTTATGAGCAAGGGCTTGGTGTCGAAAAAAATTATGATGAAGCCCGTCATTGTTATCGCCTTGCCGCTGACCAAGGTCATATGCTCGCACAGTATAAACTAGGCAATATTTTCGATAAAGGGCTTGGCGTTGCTGTTGATTACACTGAGGCCGCTAAATGGATCAGCCTTTCCGCCTTTAAAGGGTACCCAAAAGCACAATTCCAGCTCGCACAAATGTATGCGAACGGAGAAGGCGTTTCACACGATTACTCCGAAGCAGCCAAATGGTATCGTCGAGCTGCTATAAACGGTCATATTAAAGCACAATTTCAACTAGGTATGTTATACAAAAAAGGACTTGGCGTTGCGCAAGATTATGCCGAAGCAACATACTGGCTAAAAAAATCTATCCAATAA
- a CDS encoding DEAD/DEAH box helicase, with amino-acid sequence MNYFLNTKKIKDMCGEISYKKGKKYFQDNKVVLKNFHPSDAIVNASVKGNGLFHVVIKKGQNGFIHAECTCPQLESFHKKCQHVAAVLVLLHDIQVNGGKEAASLSTSNTELVNEVFGIFENSFVRPIRSQYHMENRAMLFVQFTCEIMMLQNGQYLMGIAANIQSYKVTNFKRFLIALDKGEGYAFSNVFSYNPKVHSFTQEDVNVLKRLLYILQNFEATRNEQLEIIDESWLLIPPTEFESLLYLLHLAPHVQLEHHRAVYEGVNILSKQTLPLIFHLDQYYRFTIKNLEHIIVMDTYSYVLYKNNFYKLSKEDSVRLSELKYALAKSEENQLQIEKEQLPYFLDKVVPHLMELGSVEIASNVKNAFPQIPPKAKLFLDRVNNKLLAALEFEYGNVTINPLEDGQSVLNRDHALELEVMSLMEAGLFTRTESGYFMHNEEAEYDFLHYMVPKLSKFVNVYATTAVKERIVKHSSPPNIRIEVDERTDWLIFEFDMHGIPENEIRSILLALTEKRKYYRLTNGALLSLETKAFQEMQRFLYNMGITLEQIEAEEIRVPFISNFYKLGTLNENVLVRGKSLQAIMDDLLHPEKLEFTVPDSINASFREYQIHGFKWLKALAHYKFGGILADDMGLGKTLQSIMFIVSVLPEIRQHHKPVLVVCPSSLVYNWLNELAKFSPQVLVKLIEGDKGQRAALLKDISEVDVVIVSYSLLRMDMNSYQSKSFHTIIFDEAQAFKNPASKTAKAVKALRADNRFALTGTPIENSVDNLWSILNVVFPTLLPERKMFKSLAHQTIKKLVNPFILRRLKEEVLLELPEKMELVLTSDLLPEQKKLYAAYLAKLKVETLEHLNKETFQQNKLKILAGITRLRQICCHPALFVEGYTGSSAKFEHVINIVQECYSAKRRILIFSQFTSMLTLIGRELNRQGIVHFYLDGSTAAAERVALCERFNTGEREVFLISLKAGGTGLNLTGADTVIHYDLWWNPAVEQQASDRAYRMGQKNNVQVMKLIAKGTIEEKINELQEKKKNLIQAVIESDNENLTMLSEREIKDILMIE; translated from the coding sequence ATGAATTATTTTTTGAATACGAAAAAAATAAAAGATATGTGTGGAGAAATCTCTTATAAAAAAGGGAAAAAATATTTCCAAGATAATAAAGTTGTGCTAAAAAATTTTCATCCGAGTGATGCTATAGTCAATGCAAGTGTGAAAGGAAATGGCTTATTTCATGTCGTCATAAAGAAGGGGCAAAATGGGTTTATACATGCAGAATGTACATGCCCACAATTAGAATCCTTTCATAAAAAATGCCAACATGTAGCGGCGGTTCTTGTGCTTTTACATGATATTCAAGTAAACGGAGGAAAGGAAGCAGCTTCTCTTTCTACGTCAAATACAGAGTTAGTGAATGAAGTTTTCGGGATATTTGAGAATTCATTTGTGCGCCCTATTCGTAGCCAATATCATATGGAGAATCGAGCAATGCTCTTTGTACAATTTACTTGTGAAATCATGATGCTTCAAAATGGTCAATATTTAATGGGGATAGCAGCAAATATACAATCCTATAAAGTAACCAATTTCAAGAGATTTTTAATAGCTCTTGATAAAGGTGAGGGTTATGCGTTTTCAAATGTATTTTCATATAATCCAAAGGTTCATAGCTTTACACAGGAAGACGTCAATGTGTTGAAAAGGTTATTGTATATATTGCAAAATTTTGAGGCAACGAGAAACGAGCAGCTAGAGATAATAGATGAGAGTTGGCTGTTAATCCCACCTACAGAATTTGAAAGTCTACTTTATTTGCTTCATCTAGCTCCACATGTCCAGTTAGAGCATCATAGGGCTGTTTATGAGGGGGTAAATATATTATCAAAGCAAACGTTACCATTAATATTTCACTTAGACCAATATTATCGCTTCACTATAAAAAATTTAGAGCACATCATTGTAATGGATACTTATAGCTATGTGCTGTATAAAAATAATTTTTATAAACTATCAAAGGAAGACAGTGTTCGACTTAGTGAATTAAAGTATGCATTAGCGAAAAGCGAGGAAAACCAGCTTCAAATCGAAAAGGAACAGCTGCCATATTTTCTGGATAAGGTAGTTCCTCATTTAATGGAATTAGGTAGTGTTGAAATCGCTAGTAATGTGAAGAACGCTTTTCCTCAAATACCTCCAAAGGCTAAATTATTTTTAGATAGGGTGAACAATAAATTACTTGCTGCACTTGAATTTGAATATGGTAATGTCACCATTAACCCTTTAGAAGATGGGCAAAGTGTGTTAAATCGCGACCACGCCCTTGAGCTAGAAGTTATGAGTTTGATGGAGGCGGGGCTTTTCACTAGAACCGAGAGCGGCTATTTTATGCATAATGAAGAGGCTGAGTATGACTTTTTACATTATATGGTCCCGAAATTAAGTAAATTTGTTAATGTTTACGCAACAACAGCTGTGAAAGAGAGAATTGTGAAACATTCCAGCCCTCCAAATATTCGAATAGAAGTTGATGAACGAACAGATTGGCTTATTTTTGAGTTTGATATGCATGGTATTCCAGAAAATGAAATTCGCAGCATATTATTAGCTCTTACAGAAAAAAGAAAATATTATCGTTTAACAAATGGCGCATTGTTATCTTTAGAAACGAAGGCGTTTCAAGAAATGCAACGTTTTCTTTACAATATGGGTATCACCTTAGAGCAAATAGAGGCAGAGGAAATACGGGTTCCTTTTATTTCAAATTTTTATAAATTGGGCACCCTTAATGAAAATGTTTTAGTGAGAGGAAAATCGCTTCAAGCTATTATGGACGATTTACTGCACCCTGAAAAGCTTGAATTTACGGTACCTGATAGTATCAATGCATCGTTTAGAGAGTATCAAATACATGGATTTAAATGGTTAAAAGCATTAGCACATTATAAATTTGGTGGGATATTAGCAGATGATATGGGCTTAGGGAAAACGTTGCAAAGCATTATGTTTATCGTTTCTGTTTTACCTGAAATTCGCCAGCATCATAAACCAGTGCTAGTTGTGTGCCCATCTTCTTTAGTTTATAACTGGCTAAATGAATTAGCTAAGTTTTCTCCACAGGTGCTTGTGAAGCTGATAGAGGGAGATAAAGGGCAAAGAGCGGCGTTGTTAAAGGATATTTCCGAGGTCGATGTTGTCATTGTCTCATATTCTTTACTACGCATGGATATGAATAGCTATCAATCAAAATCTTTTCATACGATTATATTTGATGAGGCACAGGCTTTTAAAAATCCTGCTTCGAAAACGGCGAAAGCTGTCAAAGCGCTGAGAGCAGACAATCGATTTGCCCTAACAGGAACACCTATAGAAAATTCTGTTGATAACCTTTGGTCAATTTTGAATGTTGTTTTTCCAACATTGTTACCTGAGCGAAAAATGTTTAAATCTCTTGCTCACCAAACAATCAAAAAGCTAGTTAACCCTTTTATTCTCCGAAGATTAAAGGAAGAGGTATTACTTGAATTACCAGAAAAAATGGAGTTAGTGCTGACGTCGGATTTATTGCCAGAGCAAAAAAAGTTATATGCGGCTTATTTAGCGAAGCTTAAAGTTGAGACGCTGGAGCATTTAAACAAGGAGACATTCCAACAAAACAAGCTGAAAATTCTTGCAGGCATTACACGTTTACGTCAAATTTGCTGTCACCCTGCTTTGTTTGTAGAAGGCTATACAGGAAGCTCCGCTAAATTTGAGCATGTTATAAACATTGTTCAGGAATGCTATAGCGCGAAAAGACGTATACTAATTTTTTCTCAATTTACGTCGATGTTAACTTTAATTGGGCGGGAGTTAAATCGTCAAGGGATAGTCCATTTCTATTTAGATGGTAGTACGGCTGCAGCTGAGAGAGTAGCTCTTTGTGAGCGATTTAATACTGGAGAAAGAGAGGTGTTCCTTATTTCATTAAAGGCTGGTGGTACAGGGTTAAATCTTACTGGAGCAGATACTGTTATACATTACGATCTTTGGTGGAATCCCGCGGTTGAGCAGCAGGCTTCGGATCGAGCTTATCGAATGGGGCAAAAAAATAATGTGCAAGTAATGAAGCTTATTGCGAAAGGAACGATTGAAGAGAAAATCAATGAGCTACAGGAAAAAAAGAAAAATCTGATTCAAGCAGTTATCGAATCAGATAATGAAAATTTAACGATGTTAAGCGAGCGAGAAATTAAAGATATTTTGATGATTGAATAG